In Tsukamurella tyrosinosolvens, the genomic window AAGAACGTGCGGTTCTGCAGGTCGTCCGAATCGGAGTCGTCGTGCGGTCGCCGCTTGGCCATCATGCGAACGAGCGTCTGGGCGAGCTCGTCGATGTCCTCACGCGAGGTGACGTAACCCGGGCCTCGGGTGCGGACCTTGGTGACGGTGCCGTCCTGCTCGGCGCGCTCCTCGAACTTCGCCCGGCGCATGAAGCCGCGCTCGTAGAGCCGGTCGCGATCGCCGAGCAGCTGGTGCAGTGGGTCGACCACGTAGATGACGGCCTCGTCCGGGGTGTACTGCCGCATCACGGACTCCAGAGTCGTGCGCAGGATGTTGGTGCGGCCGCTCTGCTTCTCGCCGAAGATGAGCAGGTTCTGCGAGTACCAACCGCGTGCGGGATCGATCGTCGGCGTCGGTGCGACGGCGAGCGTGTCCATCCGGAAGCCGAGCGGCAGTAGCGTGGACAGCGGGTGCCGGTCGCGCTTGACCATCGAGGCGATGTGGTCCCACATGAAGTCGTAGTCGATGACAGCCGGCGCCGGAAGAACCGGAGGCACGGGAACGAGGTTGAGCGCCTGCGCCAGGTTGGACGCGATCTCGCGGATCTGCGCGCCGTAGTCGCGCACCTTGAACACCGGCATGCCCTTCTTCATGCTGTCGGGCTGGATGCGGATGTTGATGGGCACGGCCGTGCGCGCCTGCTTGAGCGTGACGGTGTCGACCGAGCGGCCGGGCTGCTCCTCGCCGGGGATGAGGTCGCCAAGGGACATCCGCACCTCGGCCTTGATCCGCGCACCGCTGTAGTCCGTGTTGGGCAGGATGACGTTGCCGGGGACCTCGATCTTGTAGGTCGGAACGTTGCCCGAGCTCCCCGAGGCAGCGTTGTCCGCGGTGTAGACGATGTGCACTCCGACCTTCGCACCGGCGTCGAGCAGGGGGATGAGTCGTTCCGCGTTCTCCGCGCGATCCTCCCCGAGGAAGCCACCGATGCCGTCGATGAGAATGACCATGTAGCCGTACGCATCGTCAGCGACCGGATCGGCCGCCTTCGACTTGAGGTAGTCGTCGACGCTGAACACCCCGCGCTCGTCCATGAGCTCGGTGCGGCGGGCGATGAGCCTGCCGGCCTCGCCCAGGATTCGGTCGGCGGTCTTGGTGTCGTTCGGCCGGGCGTACGCGGCGACGTTCGGCGCCGTGGCGATCTCGCTGAGCTTGCCGGTGCCATTGTCGATCGCCATGAAGGCGAGCCGCTGCGGTCCGTGCTGCAGGGCACCGCAGATGACCATGGTCTGCAGGAGGGTGGTGCGGCCGGACTTGGCTGCACCCGAGACGACGTAGTGCGGGGTGCTGCCGCCGAAGTTAAGCGACCACGGGAGGCGGGTGTGCTTCTCGGGGACGTCGATGTCGCCGATCCGGATTCGCAGGCCCTCGGTCTCCCGCTCGTTCAGGTTGAGGTTGATCAGCGAGAGCGGCTCACGCAGCGAGGGCTTCCACAGATCGAGCACGCGCTCGTCTTCGAAGCGCTCGATCTTCTCGAGGAGCACGTTGGCCATCTTGAGCCCGGTCTCCTCCCGGTTCTCCACGACCTCGCCGTCGACGATGTTCGGGGTGAAGTCCCGCGACGAGAAGAGGGAGAACGGCAGGATCGGGTCCTGGACCGGTGCGTGGTTGTCGCTGCTGAGCTCACCGGTGCTGGTGACCGTCTTCTTGACGTAGGGCGCCTCGTGATGGAACGCGGCGACCTCCACCGGCGCGGCGTCGGTGGTGAACCGGCGGAGGATCTTGCCCTTGAGGCCGCCCTTCTTGCCGACCATCGTCGCGGCGGCATCGGTGCCGATCATCACCGTCGAGTGCGTCGCGCTGTTGACCGCCAGCGAGTAGCGGAAGCTCAGGTGCTGGAGCAGGTCGCCGAGCACAGCCTGGTCGATGAACTGGCTGCACATGACCAGGTGCATTCCCAGCGAGCGGCCGACACGACCGACGCGCACGAGCAGGTCGAGGTAGCCGTGCTGCTCCTTGAGGAACTCGCCGAACTCGTCGATGATGATGATGAGGTCGGGCAGCGGGGGCCAGTCGGGGTCGTTCGGATGCTTCGCCTGCTCTTCGCGGTAGGCGAAGATGTCGTTGCAGCCCTTCTCACTGGTGATGAACTCCTCGCGCCGGGTGACCTCACCGTCGATGACAGCGCCGAGACGCTCGACCAGCTCCGCGGTCTCCTCGAGGTTCGAGATGGAGGCCACGACGTGCGGCAGCTTGTCCATTCCGAGGAACGTCGCTCCGCCCTTGAAGTCCGCGAGGATCAACGCCACCTTGTCGGGGCCGTACATCGCGACCAGCGCGAGCACCACGGCACGGAGGAAGTAGCTCTTGCCGGAACCCGTGCGGCCGGCGATCGCACCGTGCGGCCCGTTACCGTCACGGTTCTCTTCGTAGAAGTTGAGGTAGCTCAGCTCCGGCAGCAGCTCGTCGCCGTTGCGCATGTACCCGAACGGCACTCGGATCTCGTTCGTGTAGGCGTTGGCCGCCCAGACCTTCTTGATGTCGTGGGTCTCGATGTCGGCGATCCCGAGCACCTCGAAGAAGTCCGGGATGTGGTCAGGCTTCTCTTCGAGGGTCGCGCCGGCGCCGTATCCGCGGGGGCGGTAGGGCTGCATCGCCTGGGCGAAGGCCTGAGCGACGGGGATGGTGACGTGGTCGGCCGCCGCGGCGTCGTACTCGTCCTTGGTGGAGACGCGGCCGTTGCGGACCAGGATGCGCGACTTCTCGTCGCTGACGAGGTCGGTGCCGTAGCGGGTGACCAGCCAGGTGATCCCCTTGACGCCGTCCGACATGTTCGCCGGCCAGCTCACGACCTGATCGGGAAGATCGACCACCACCAGGAGGTTAGGAGCGATCACGCCGGCCGGCGCCGCGCCGCCCGCGTTCGCCGCCTTGCGCGCTTCGATCTGCGAGGCGTGCTTGGCGGCGAACTCGTCGATGCTCCGCCACGCCAGCAGACGCGCGCCGACGCCCTGCTCGACGCGCGAGAGATCCTCGGTGTGAGGCAGCCACTTGAGCCACTCCCACGCCTCCGGCTCGTCGGTGATGACACCGATCTCGAGGTCGCCGGGGCGGTGGTTGAACGCGAGGGACATGAGCATCGCGCGCGCCAGTCCCATGCGGGACTCGAGGTCGTCACGGTCGCCGCGGAAGACGTACGCGGGGAACTCGTCGAGTCGGAGGTCGATCGGAGAGTTCGGGACGATCGAGAGCATGTTCATCAGGCGCTGCTGGCGCGCGAGGGTGACGCGGTCGGTCTGCTCGACGATCACCTGCGGCGGTGCTTCCAGGCGCGGGTACATCGGGAGCACCCCGATCCCGACGCGCGTCCGCATCTGGGGGTTCGTCGTCAGTGCCTTGGCGGCGGGCTCTGCCTGCTTGTCCTTGTCCGA contains:
- a CDS encoding FtsK/SpoIIIE domain-containing protein: MYTEFRVTPKKPVTLNASPIEIPAALPAPPPDKRPIWRRAMPLIVLAGMIGIYGLMFTIGGRNINPMMLLMPLMMLPMMLLGFGGGAGGNDPLAELENDTEDFDYELAQKRIAIYKQGEAIHGIRSGNYPNPADLISLVGSEQMWSVLNDPDRKMGSVVSDKDKQAEPAAKALTTNPQMRTRVGIGVLPMYPRLEAPPQVIVEQTDRVTLARQQRLMNMLSIVPNSPIDLRLDEFPAYVFRGDRDDLESRMGLARAMLMSLAFNHRPGDLEIGVITDEPEAWEWLKWLPHTEDLSRVEQGVGARLLAWRSIDEFAAKHASQIEARKAANAGGAAPAGVIAPNLLVVVDLPDQVVSWPANMSDGVKGITWLVTRYGTDLVSDEKSRILVRNGRVSTKDEYDAAAADHVTIPVAQAFAQAMQPYRPRGYGAGATLEEKPDHIPDFFEVLGIADIETHDIKKVWAANAYTNEIRVPFGYMRNGDELLPELSYLNFYEENRDGNGPHGAIAGRTGSGKSYFLRAVVLALVAMYGPDKVALILADFKGGATFLGMDKLPHVVASISNLEETAELVERLGAVIDGEVTRREEFITSEKGCNDIFAYREEQAKHPNDPDWPPLPDLIIIIDEFGEFLKEQHGYLDLLVRVGRVGRSLGMHLVMCSQFIDQAVLGDLLQHLSFRYSLAVNSATHSTVMIGTDAAATMVGKKGGLKGKILRRFTTDAAPVEVAAFHHEAPYVKKTVTSTGELSSDNHAPVQDPILPFSLFSSRDFTPNIVDGEVVENREETGLKMANVLLEKIERFEDERVLDLWKPSLREPLSLINLNLNERETEGLRIRIGDIDVPEKHTRLPWSLNFGGSTPHYVVSGAAKSGRTTLLQTMVICGALQHGPQRLAFMAIDNGTGKLSEIATAPNVAAYARPNDTKTADRILGEAGRLIARRTELMDERGVFSVDDYLKSKAADPVADDAYGYMVILIDGIGGFLGEDRAENAERLIPLLDAGAKVGVHIVYTADNAASGSSGNVPTYKIEVPGNVILPNTDYSGARIKAEVRMSLGDLIPGEEQPGRSVDTVTLKQARTAVPINIRIQPDSMKKGMPVFKVRDYGAQIREIASNLAQALNLVPVPPVLPAPAVIDYDFMWDHIASMVKRDRHPLSTLLPLGFRMDTLAVAPTPTIDPARGWYSQNLLIFGEKQSGRTNILRTTLESVMRQYTPDEAVIYVVDPLHQLLGDRDRLYERGFMRRAKFEERAEQDGTVTKVRTRGPGYVTSREDIDELAQTLVRMMAKRRPHDDSDSDDLQNRTFFRGPEVYVFIDNFNALVEGYMHKSPFDEVKVGGLSVAALLALGADLGVHFIITDNQKFYERSFDAPLYAALQGAMQTPMLQLAASPQVGQPIRQAYHLKPDRWRPGQGRLIVDAADYVMVQAALMGAAEQHAQEPPAA